Proteins encoded together in one Lathyrus oleraceus cultivar Zhongwan6 chromosome 5, CAAS_Psat_ZW6_1.0, whole genome shotgun sequence window:
- the LOC127080874 gene encoding uncharacterized protein LOC127080874, protein MEISDNVSCREITAKLVKEWPRKGKLSISALSVKYVVLHRIEVANWMSTNHTSNIATGLGKFIYIVGTKSNFDFGSYVFDQTMKYVASYIVKMPIVFPSLICGVILSQHPSILIISNSIYKRDPFLSLYYRLFTGKHVPGIVMSSDHTYSRPTTRTCILANLKDTCTTLDETIKIYSERNSRLEILIKALFEEEGDFKGDGEGEEDANEEGIDASDDDESIISDDD, encoded by the coding sequence ATGGAAATCTCTGACAATGTTTCCTGCAGAGAGATTACCGCTAAACTAGTAAAGGAATGGCCAAGGAAAGGGAAGTTGTCAATAAGTGCTTTGAGTGTGAAGTATGTTGTACTTCATAGAATTGAAGTTGCTAATTGGATGTCAACTAATCACACTTCCAACATTGCTACAGGATTGGGTAAGTTCATTTATATTGTAGGGACCAAGTCAAATTTTGATTTTGGATCTTATGTATTTGATCAAACTATGAAGTATGTTGCCTCTTATATTGTGAAGATGCCAATAGTTTTTCCCTCATTGATCTGTGGTGTTATTCTGAGTCAACACCCAAGTATTTTGATCATTTCTAATAGTATATACAAAAGAGACCCTTTTCTCTCATTATATTATAGGTTGTTCACTGGGAAACATGTTCCAGGCATTGTCATGTCATCTGACCATACATATTCCAGGCCTACTACTAGAACATGCATCCTTGCTAATCTAAAAGATACATGCACGACCTTGGATGAAACTATTAAAATTTATAGTGAGAGGAATAGTAGGCTTGAAATTTTGATAAAGGCCTTGTTTGAAGAAGAAGGAGATTTTAAAGGTGATGgagaaggtgaagaagatgcaAATGAAGAAGGTATTGATGCAAGTGATGATGACGAAAGTATCATCAGTGATGATGACTGA
- the LOC127080875 gene encoding uncharacterized mitochondrial protein AtMg00810-like: MGELNYFLGLQIKKLKEELFVCQTKYFNKLLKKLCMEDAKSIDTSMPTNGNLEKDENVKDVDVKKYRGMIKSHIYLTASRSNIMFSVCMCARYQSAPKESHLKAIKRIRRYLHGISKYGIWYSKGSKCNLVGYTDSNFAGCKSDRKSTSGTFHMF; the protein is encoded by the coding sequence atgggggagTTGAACTACTTTCTCGGTCTTCAAATCAAGAAACTTAAGGAAGAGTTGTTTGTGTGTCAAACAAAATATTTCAACAAATTGCTGAAGAAATTATGTATGGAAGATGCAAAATCAATTGACACTTCAATGCCAACAAATGGAAACTTAGAAAAAGATGAAAATGTTAAGGATGTTGATGTCAAGAAGTATAGAGGTATGATTAAATCTCATATATATCTTACTGCATCTAGGTCGaacattatgtttagcgtgtgtatgtgcgcTCGTTATCAATCGGCTCCTAAGGAATCACATTTAAAAGCCATAAAGCGCATCCGTAGATATCTTCATGGTATATCTAAATATGGGatttggtattccaaaggaagcAAGTGTAATTTGGTTGGTTATACCGATTCCAATTTTGCCGGTTGTaaatcggataggaaaagtactagtggaacttTTCACATGTTTTAA